One genomic segment of Acinetobacter oleivorans DR1 includes these proteins:
- a CDS encoding helicase HerA-like domain-containing protein: MGTPIVIAKNINDTSKEIVLLSQFANRHGLIAGATGTGKTVTLKVLAESFSRIGVPVFLADAKGDVSSLAKAGEASDKFNERLKLLQIDSVPFAANPVVFWDLFGQQGHPIRTTISEIGPILLARMLNLNDTQEGVLSAVFRIADDQGLLLVDFKDLKAMITFVSEHAAEFKAEYGNLSPASLGAIQRNLLALADQGGEQFFGEPALNILDFIQTDANGHGYINILAADKLMNTPKLYATFLLWMLSELFEQLPEVGDMDKPKLVFFFDEAHLLFDNASQALQDKIEQVVRLIRSKGVGIYFITQNPLDLPESVLGQLGNRVQHALRAFTPKDQKAVKTAADTFRANPNFKVDEAITELGVGEALISCLDGQGTPQIVERGWVMPPYSAFTPITPEERQALISQSIIAGVYEQVVDRDSAYEMLQNKVAEREQQQQNAELAKQQAKEQETLAKQQAKEQERLARDQLKEEERAARERAKLTQDIVGTFAKSAARSLGGSTGQKLVRGLLGSLFGK; encoded by the coding sequence ATGGGTACACCGATTGTTATTGCTAAAAATATTAATGACACATCCAAAGAAATTGTTTTACTTTCCCAGTTTGCTAACCGCCATGGACTTATTGCAGGCGCCACGGGTACAGGTAAAACAGTTACGTTAAAAGTTCTAGCAGAGAGTTTTTCTCGAATTGGTGTACCGGTATTTCTTGCCGATGCTAAAGGTGATGTTTCGAGTCTCGCAAAAGCGGGAGAAGCTTCAGATAAATTTAATGAACGACTAAAGCTTTTGCAGATTGATAGCGTTCCTTTCGCAGCTAATCCAGTTGTTTTTTGGGATTTATTTGGTCAACAAGGCCACCCTATTCGCACTACCATTTCTGAAATTGGGCCAATTTTATTGGCTCGTATGCTCAATTTAAATGATACTCAAGAGGGTGTGCTATCTGCTGTATTCCGTATTGCAGATGACCAAGGTCTACTATTAGTCGATTTTAAAGATTTAAAAGCCATGATCACTTTTGTGAGTGAACATGCAGCCGAGTTTAAAGCAGAATATGGCAATTTATCTCCAGCAAGTCTAGGCGCTATTCAACGCAATTTACTCGCCCTTGCCGACCAAGGTGGAGAGCAATTTTTTGGTGAACCTGCTTTAAATATTTTAGATTTTATTCAAACCGATGCAAATGGTCATGGCTACATTAATATTCTTGCGGCTGACAAGCTCATGAATACACCTAAACTATATGCCACTTTCCTTTTATGGATGCTTTCAGAACTATTTGAACAGCTTCCGGAAGTCGGTGATATGGATAAACCTAAACTCGTGTTTTTCTTTGATGAAGCTCACTTATTATTTGACAATGCCAGCCAAGCACTCCAAGACAAAATTGAACAAGTTGTACGTTTAATTCGTTCTAAAGGAGTAGGTATCTATTTCATTACCCAAAATCCACTCGATTTACCTGAAAGTGTTCTAGGTCAACTTGGTAATCGCGTTCAACATGCCCTACGCGCATTTACCCCTAAAGATCAGAAAGCGGTAAAAACCGCAGCAGATACTTTCCGAGCCAATCCAAACTTTAAAGTTGATGAAGCGATTACTGAACTTGGTGTTGGTGAGGCACTCATTAGCTGCCTAGATGGGCAAGGTACTCCACAAATTGTTGAGCGCGGCTGGGTCATGCCTCCTTACTCTGCATTTACACCAATCACTCCAGAAGAGCGTCAAGCTTTAATCTCACAAAGTATTATTGCTGGAGTTTATGAGCAGGTTGTAGATCGTGATAGCGCCTATGAAATGCTACAAAATAAAGTGGCTGAACGCGAACAGCAGCAACAAAATGCCGAGCTTGCAAAACAACAAGCGAAAGAGCAAGAAACCCTAGCAAAACAGCAGGCGAAAGAGCAGGAAAGATTGGCACGTGATCAATTAAAAGAGGAAGAACGAGCAGCGCGTGAAAGAGCCAAACTCACCCAAGATATTGTTGGAACTTTTGCAAAAAGTGCTGCGCGCAGTTTAGGAGGAAGTACAGGTCAAAAACTTGTTCGAGGCCTACTTGGCTCTTTATTTGGTAAATAA
- a CDS encoding PLP-dependent transferase: MKKHNDFQTRLIHAQRKAPQFIETVQPPLFRASTIIFKSTSHLFDRHWTDDYDYSYGTHGTPTTFTLGDNIAQIEGGLHCLLAPSGLSAINVVNSAFLSTDDEVWVPDNIYGPNLEHLNHLQNQYGVIVKVYNPIDASSFQPTEKSKLLWLEAAGSVTLEFPDLKNLVKKAKKHGVLTALDNTWGAGLAFNAFNFSDEHLSVDLTVHALTKYPSGGGDILMGSIVTRDEKLHHRLFRTHAILGIAVSGDDAAQVQRSLAHMSLRYEQQSTNAQTLLKWLKDQSQFAQVLHPSDEAAPGHQYWQEICIDNQSAGLVSVIFKPEYDITAVCRFCDALALFKLGFSWGGPVSLIMLYDLKMMRKLENTHLQQGLLVRFCIGLEDPQDLIQDIENALKQL; the protein is encoded by the coding sequence ATGAAAAAGCATAACGACTTCCAGACTCGCCTCATTCATGCACAAAGAAAGGCTCCGCAATTTATTGAAACAGTGCAACCACCCTTATTTCGTGCATCTACTATTATTTTTAAATCAACTTCGCACCTTTTTGATCGCCACTGGACGGATGATTACGATTATAGCTATGGGACACACGGCACCCCCACTACCTTCACCTTAGGCGACAATATTGCGCAAATTGAAGGTGGATTGCATTGTTTACTTGCACCAAGTGGCTTATCAGCAATTAATGTTGTGAACTCAGCATTTTTAAGTACTGATGATGAAGTATGGGTACCAGACAACATTTATGGACCAAACCTTGAGCATTTAAATCATCTGCAAAATCAATATGGCGTTATTGTCAAAGTGTACAACCCTATTGACGCCTCAAGCTTTCAACCAACTGAAAAAAGCAAACTGTTATGGTTAGAGGCAGCAGGCTCAGTTACTTTAGAATTTCCTGATCTTAAGAATCTAGTCAAAAAAGCCAAAAAACACGGTGTATTAACAGCCCTAGATAACACTTGGGGAGCTGGGCTTGCGTTTAATGCTTTTAATTTTTCTGATGAACATCTATCAGTCGATTTAACCGTGCATGCACTCACCAAATATCCGAGTGGCGGCGGTGACATCTTAATGGGCAGCATTGTAACTCGTGATGAGAAACTTCATCACCGCCTATTCCGTACGCATGCCATTTTAGGTATTGCAGTTTCAGGAGATGATGCAGCTCAAGTCCAACGCAGTCTTGCTCATATGTCTTTACGTTATGAACAACAATCAACCAATGCTCAAACTTTACTTAAATGGCTAAAAGACCAATCTCAATTTGCACAAGTTCTACATCCAAGTGATGAGGCCGCCCCAGGCCATCAATATTGGCAAGAAATCTGCATAGATAATCAAAGTGCTGGTCTAGTCAGTGTTATTTTCAAACCTGAATATGACATTACAGCAGTATGTCGTTTTTGCGATGCATTAGCGTTATTTAAGCTCGGTTTTAGCTGGGGAGGACCCGTTAGTCTGATTATGCTTTATGATTTAAAAATGATGAGAAAACTTGAGAATACACATTTACAACAAGGATTATTGGTTCGCTTCTGTATAGGACTAGAAGATCCACAAGATTTAATACAAGATATCGAAAATGCACTGAAACAACTGTAA
- a CDS encoding type 1 glutamine amidotransferase translates to MKSHLRVHYFQHIAGEGFGSCYSFLKAHHATISSTEFFALPVDRSLEIEALPRIDEVDLLLVMGGTMSVNDEANFPWLKIEKRWLRRYLAAGKPAIGLCLGGQLIANALGAAVSRNRYQELGWSTVQRVANLPQESFPLPEKIKVMQWHSETFEIPKGAIHLAENQACRNQMYQIGKNVLGFQFHPEMTPAALALLLEDEEELSIFDGEYVQSTRELYSSEAQKFEQGNQLLNKAIEFVISA, encoded by the coding sequence ATGAAGTCGCATTTACGTGTTCACTATTTTCAACATATCGCGGGTGAGGGGTTTGGAAGTTGTTATTCATTTTTAAAAGCCCACCACGCGACAATTAGCTCTACAGAGTTTTTTGCACTTCCTGTTGATCGGTCACTTGAAATAGAAGCTTTGCCTCGAATTGATGAGGTTGATTTACTATTGGTCATGGGTGGCACAATGAGTGTAAATGATGAGGCAAACTTCCCTTGGCTAAAGATAGAAAAAAGATGGTTGCGTCGTTATTTGGCAGCGGGAAAGCCAGCTATTGGTCTTTGTTTAGGGGGGCAGTTAATTGCTAATGCGTTAGGGGCTGCGGTAAGCCGTAATCGCTATCAGGAACTTGGGTGGTCAACAGTTCAGAGAGTTGCGAATCTACCTCAAGAAAGCTTCCCATTACCAGAGAAAATAAAGGTGATGCAGTGGCATAGCGAGACATTTGAAATACCTAAAGGTGCTATACATTTGGCTGAAAATCAGGCCTGTCGCAATCAGATGTATCAGATTGGAAAAAATGTACTGGGTTTTCAGTTCCATCCAGAGATGACACCAGCAGCTCTAGCGCTTTTACTTGAAGATGAAGAAGAGCTTTCTATTTTTGATGGAGAATATGTTCAATCTACGCGTGAATTATATTCTTCCGAAGCACAAAAATTTGAACAAGGTAATCAACTTCTAAATAAAGCGATTGAATTTGTAATAAGTGCTTAG
- the rpsJ gene encoding 30S ribosomal protein S10 gives MSNQRIRIRLKSFDHRLIDQSAQEIVETAKRTGAQVCGPIPMPTRIERFNVLTSPHVNKDARDQYEIRTYKRLIDIVQPTDKTVDALMKLDLAAGVDVQIALG, from the coding sequence ATGTCTAACCAGAGAATTCGTATCCGTTTGAAGTCTTTTGATCATCGTCTGATTGATCAATCTGCTCAAGAGATCGTAGAAACCGCTAAGCGTACTGGCGCACAAGTTTGTGGTCCAATTCCGATGCCTACTCGCATCGAACGCTTCAACGTTCTTACTTCACCGCACGTTAACAAAGATGCGCGTGACCAGTACGAAATCCGCACCTACAAACGTTTGATCGATATCGTTCAACCTACAGATAAAACTGTTGATGCATTGATGAAATTAGATCTTGCGGCTGGTGTTGATGTTCAGATCGCTTTGGGTTAA
- the rplC gene encoding 50S ribosomal protein L3, with translation MAIGLVGRKCGMTRIFTDAGVSVPVTVIEVDPNRITQIKTLETDGYQAVQVTTGERRESRVTNAQKGHFAKAGVAAGRLVKEFRVTEAELEGREVGGTIGVDLFTVGQVVDVTGQSKGKGFQGGVKRWNFRTQDATHGNSVSHRVLGSTGQNQTPGRVFKGKKMAGHLGDERVTVQGLEIVSIDAERSVLVVKGAIPGSTGGDVIVRPTIKA, from the coding sequence ATGGCTATTGGTTTAGTCGGTCGCAAATGTGGTATGACTCGCATCTTTACAGATGCAGGTGTTTCTGTACCTGTTACAGTCATCGAAGTCGATCCAAACCGCATTACGCAAATCAAAACACTTGAAACTGATGGTTATCAAGCTGTTCAAGTAACTACTGGTGAACGTCGCGAATCTCGCGTAACTAACGCTCAGAAAGGTCACTTCGCGAAAGCTGGTGTTGCTGCTGGTCGTTTAGTTAAAGAGTTCCGTGTTACTGAAGCTGAGCTTGAAGGTCGTGAAGTTGGCGGTACTATTGGTGTTGATTTGTTCACAGTTGGTCAAGTAGTTGACGTAACTGGTCAATCAAAAGGTAAAGGTTTCCAAGGTGGTGTTAAACGTTGGAACTTCCGTACCCAAGACGCTACTCACGGTAACTCAGTTTCTCACCGTGTATTAGGTTCTACAGGTCAAAACCAAACTCCTGGTCGCGTGTTCAAAGGCAAAAAAATGGCTGGTCACTTAGGTGATGAACGCGTAACAGTACAAGGTCTTGAAATCGTATCTATTGACGCTGAACGTTCTGTTTTAGTTGTTAAAGGTGCAATTCCTGGTTCAACTGGCGGTGACGTGATTGTACGTCCTACCATCAAGGCCTGA
- the rplD gene encoding 50S ribosomal protein L4 has product MNLKTVSGSAVELSEVAFGREFNEALVHQVVTAYLAGGRQGTRAQKSRADVSGGGKKPFRQKGTGRARAGSTRSPIWVGGGKTFAARPQDWSQKVNRKMYRGAMQCILAELVRQDRLVLVEEFAIAAPKTKELLAKLGDLNAARALIVTEAVDENLYLAARNLPHVDVVDATAIDPVSLIAFDKVVMSVAAAKKIEVELG; this is encoded by the coding sequence GTGAATTTGAAAACTGTTTCCGGCTCTGCTGTTGAATTGTCTGAAGTTGCTTTCGGACGTGAATTTAACGAAGCTCTTGTACACCAAGTTGTTACTGCTTACTTAGCAGGTGGTCGTCAAGGTACTCGTGCTCAGAAGTCACGTGCAGACGTTTCTGGCGGTGGTAAAAAACCATTCCGTCAAAAAGGTACTGGTCGTGCTCGTGCGGGTTCTACTCGTAGCCCAATCTGGGTTGGCGGTGGTAAAACTTTTGCTGCTCGTCCACAAGATTGGTCTCAAAAAGTAAACCGTAAAATGTATCGCGGTGCAATGCAATGTATCTTAGCTGAACTTGTTCGCCAAGATCGTCTTGTATTAGTTGAAGAGTTTGCTATTGCAGCTCCAAAAACTAAAGAATTGCTTGCAAAGCTTGGCGATTTAAATGCCGCTCGTGCATTGATCGTTACTGAAGCTGTAGATGAGAACTTATATCTTGCAGCACGCAACCTTCCGCATGTAGATGTGGTGGATGCTACTGCAATCGATCCTGTAAGCTTGATCGCGTTTGATAAAGTTGTGATGTCTGTAGCTGCTGCTAAGAAAATTGAGGTAGAACTCGGATGA
- the rplW gene encoding 50S ribosomal protein L23, producing the protein MNNERIYQVLKGPVFSEKAQVLGDTVGVQVFKVDINATKLEVKKAVEKLFGVEVVKVNTTITKGKTKRFGKTLGRRSDVKKAYVTLKAGQDVEMADLGDTAESAAE; encoded by the coding sequence ATGAACAACGAACGTATCTATCAAGTCCTTAAAGGACCAGTCTTCTCAGAAAAGGCACAAGTTTTAGGTGATACTGTTGGCGTTCAAGTATTCAAAGTAGATATTAATGCTACTAAACTTGAAGTTAAAAAAGCAGTTGAAAAACTTTTTGGTGTAGAAGTTGTTAAAGTTAACACTACTATTACTAAAGGTAAAACTAAGCGCTTTGGTAAAACATTAGGACGTCGTTCTGATGTTAAAAAAGCATACGTCACCCTGAAAGCTGGCCAAGATGTTGAAATGGCTGACTTGGGCGATACCGCTGAAAGCGCAGCGGAATAA
- the rplB gene encoding 50S ribosomal protein L2, translated as MPIQKCKPTSPGRRFVEKVVHDHLHKGAPYSPLVEAKKRTGGRNNNGHITTRHVGGGHKQHYRIVDFKRNKDSIPAVVERIEYDPNRTAHIALLKYADGERRYIIAPKGLRAGDKVQSGNDAPIRPGNCLPLRNMPIGSTLHNVELKIGKGAQLARSAGASVQLLGRDGSYAIVRLRSGEMRKIHVECRAVIGEVSNQENNLRSLGKAGASRWRGVRPTVRGMAMNPVDHPHGGGEGRNKGIQPVSPWGQKAKGYKTRTNKRTTKMIIRDRRVK; from the coding sequence ATGCCGATTCAAAAATGTAAGCCAACGTCTCCAGGACGTCGCTTTGTAGAGAAAGTGGTTCATGACCACCTTCACAAAGGCGCGCCTTACTCACCGTTGGTTGAAGCAAAAAAACGTACTGGTGGTCGTAATAATAACGGTCACATTACAACTCGTCACGTTGGTGGTGGTCATAAGCAACACTATCGTATCGTTGACTTTAAGCGTAATAAAGACAGCATCCCAGCTGTTGTAGAGCGCATTGAATACGATCCTAACCGTACAGCACATATTGCTTTGTTGAAATATGCTGATGGTGAGCGTCGTTATATCATTGCTCCTAAAGGCTTACGTGCTGGCGATAAAGTACAATCTGGTAACGATGCTCCAATTCGTCCAGGTAACTGCTTGCCACTTCGTAACATGCCTATCGGTTCTACACTTCATAACGTTGAACTTAAAATTGGTAAGGGTGCGCAATTAGCGCGTTCTGCTGGTGCTTCTGTTCAGTTGTTGGGTCGTGATGGTTCTTACGCGATTGTTCGTCTTCGTTCAGGCGAAATGCGTAAAATTCATGTTGAATGCCGCGCTGTAATTGGTGAAGTTTCTAACCAAGAAAACAACCTTCGTTCATTGGGTAAAGCTGGTGCTTCGCGCTGGCGTGGTGTTCGTCCTACCGTACGTGGTATGGCGATGAACCCAGTTGATCACCCGCACGGTGGTGGTGAAGGGCGTAACAAAGGTATTCAACCTGTAAGCCCATGGGGTCAAAAAGCTAAAGGGTACAAGACACGTACCAATAAGCGTACGACTAAGATGATTATTCGCGACCGTCGCGTCAAGTAA
- the rpsS gene encoding 30S ribosomal protein S19, with product MPRSLKKGPFVDAHLFAKVEAAVASNSRKPIKTWSRRSMILPDFVGLTISVHNGRNHVPVIVTEHMVGHKLGEFAPTRTYRGHGVDKKSKR from the coding sequence ATGCCTCGTTCTCTGAAAAAAGGCCCATTCGTCGATGCGCACTTGTTCGCTAAGGTTGAAGCGGCTGTTGCTAGTAACTCTCGCAAGCCGATTAAAACTTGGTCTCGTCGTTCGATGATCCTTCCAGATTTTGTTGGTTTAACAATTTCTGTTCATAATGGTCGTAATCACGTTCCAGTAATTGTTACTGAGCATATGGTTGGTCATAAACTCGGTGAATTCGCGCCAACTCGTACCTATCGTGGTCACGGTGTTGACAAGAAGTCTAAACGTTAA
- the rplV gene encoding 50S ribosomal protein L22 yields MEVTAKLRGAAISAQKARLVADLIRGKSVAHALNILNFSNKKAAVLVKKALESAIANAEHNNSLDVDDLKVSTIYVDEGVSLKRIMPRAKGRADRITKRTCHITVKVGV; encoded by the coding sequence ATGGAAGTAACTGCTAAATTACGCGGTGCCGCTATCTCGGCACAAAAGGCACGTTTGGTTGCAGATCTTATTCGCGGCAAATCTGTTGCGCATGCTTTAAATATCTTAAACTTCAGCAATAAAAAAGCTGCTGTTTTAGTAAAAAAAGCATTGGAATCTGCGATTGCAAACGCTGAACACAATAACAGTTTAGATGTTGACGATCTTAAAGTTTCTACGATTTACGTTGATGAAGGTGTTAGCCTTAAACGTATTATGCCACGTGCTAAAGGCCGTGCAGATCGTATTACGAAGCGTACTTGTCACATCACCGTTAAGGTAGGGGTTTGA
- the rplP gene encoding 50S ribosomal protein L16 encodes MLQPKRTKFRKVHKGRNTGLAHRGSTVSFGSIAIKATERGRMTARQIEAARRTISRRIKRGGKIFIRVFPDKPITQKPLEVRMGKGKGSVEYWVCQIQPGKILYEIEGVNEELAREAFALAAAKLPFKTTIVTRTVM; translated from the coding sequence ATGTTGCAACCTAAACGTACCAAATTCCGTAAGGTGCACAAAGGCCGTAATACTGGTCTAGCGCATCGTGGTAGTACAGTATCATTTGGTTCGATTGCAATCAAAGCAACTGAACGTGGTCGTATGACTGCGCGTCAGATTGAAGCTGCACGTCGTACTATTAGCCGCCGTATTAAGCGTGGTGGTAAAATCTTTATTCGCGTATTCCCGGATAAACCAATTACTCAAAAGCCTCTTGAAGTGCGTATGGGTAAAGGTAAGGGTAGCGTGGAATACTGGGTTTGCCAGATCCAACCAGGTAAGATCCTGTACGAAATTGAAGGTGTGAACGAAGAATTAGCGCGTGAAGCATTTGCTTTAGCTGCTGCTAAACTTCCGTTTAAAACCACTATCGTGACTCGGACGGTAATGTAA
- the rpmC gene encoding 50S ribosomal protein L29 yields MKTKDLREKSVEELKALLDEQQLNQFRLRMAKATGQLGKSHEVQVARKTIARIKTLLTEKQGNGQ; encoded by the coding sequence ATGAAAACTAAAGATTTACGTGAAAAGTCGGTAGAAGAGTTGAAAGCTTTGCTTGATGAGCAACAGCTTAACCAATTCCGTCTTCGTATGGCGAAAGCAACTGGTCAGTTGGGTAAATCGCACGAAGTGCAAGTTGCTCGTAAGACAATTGCTCGTATTAAGACACTCCTTACCGAAAAACAGGGGAACGGACAATGA
- the rpsQ gene encoding 30S ribosomal protein S17: MSEKTVRTLTGKVVSDKMDKSIVVLIERRVQHPLYGKSIRRSTKLHAHDENNVAKIGDVVTIKESRPISKTKAWTLVEVVEAAAE; the protein is encoded by the coding sequence ATGAGTGAAAAAACAGTCCGCACGTTAACCGGCAAAGTCGTAAGTGACAAAATGGATAAATCTATTGTTGTTCTTATTGAACGCCGCGTTCAACACCCGTTGTATGGCAAGTCAATTCGCCGTTCAACTAAGTTACACGCTCATGATGAGAACAATGTCGCTAAAATTGGTGATGTTGTGACAATCAAAGAAAGCCGCCCAATTTCTAAAACTAAAGCTTGGACTTTAGTGGAAGTAGTTGAAGCAGCTGCTGAGTAA
- the rplN gene encoding 50S ribosomal protein L14 has protein sequence MIQTETMLDVADNSGARRVQCIKVLGGSHRRYASVGDIIKVTVKEAIPRARVKKGDVMNAVVVRTKFGIRRPDGSVIRFDDNAAVILNNNKAPIATRIFGPVTRELRTEQFMKIISLAPEVL, from the coding sequence ATGATTCAAACCGAAACTATGCTCGACGTAGCAGACAACAGTGGTGCTCGCCGCGTACAATGTATTAAAGTACTTGGTGGTTCACATCGTCGTTATGCTTCTGTTGGCGACATTATTAAAGTTACTGTAAAAGAAGCAATCCCACGCGCACGTGTTAAAAAAGGTGACGTGATGAATGCGGTTGTAGTTCGTACTAAATTCGGCATTCGTCGTCCAGATGGTTCTGTGATCCGTTTTGATGATAATGCTGCAGTTATTCTGAACAACAACAAAGCTCCGATTGCTACTCGTATCTTCGGACCAGTGACTCGTGAACTTCGTACTGAACAGTTCATGAAAATCATTTCATTGGCTCCTGAAGTTCTATAA
- the rplX gene encoding 50S ribosomal protein L24 yields the protein MAKIKKGDQVIVIAGKEKGKQGTVLSVSEDRVKVEGLNLVKKHQKPNRVTGAEGGIVTQEASLHISNVAILNATTQKADRVGYQVIDGVKTRVYKSNGESVAVAK from the coding sequence ATGGCTAAGATTAAAAAAGGCGATCAAGTTATCGTGATCGCAGGTAAAGAAAAAGGCAAACAGGGTACTGTATTGTCTGTTTCTGAAGACCGCGTTAAGGTTGAAGGCCTTAACTTAGTGAAGAAGCATCAAAAGCCGAATCGTGTAACTGGCGCTGAAGGCGGTATCGTTACTCAAGAAGCTTCGCTTCATATTTCAAACGTGGCAATTTTAAATGCTACAACCCAGAAGGCTGACCGTGTTGGTTACCAAGTGATTGATGGCGTGAAAACTCGCGTTTATAAATCAAATGGTGAATCAGTGGCGGTAGCGAAGTAA
- the rplE gene encoding 50S ribosomal protein L5, whose product MARLKARYNDELKAKLKEELSIKNVMEIPRITKITLNMGVGAAATDKKLLDGAVVDMQLIAGQKPVITLARKSIAGFKIRDGWPIGCKVTLRGDQMYEFLDRLISIAIPRIRDFRGFSSKSFDGRGNYSMGLKEQIVFPEIDFDKIDRIRGMDITITTTARTDDEGRALMRAFGFPFK is encoded by the coding sequence ATGGCCAGACTTAAAGCACGTTACAATGATGAACTTAAAGCAAAGTTAAAAGAAGAACTTAGCATTAAGAACGTGATGGAAATTCCACGCATCACAAAAATTACCCTAAACATGGGTGTAGGCGCAGCTGCAACTGATAAGAAATTATTGGATGGCGCTGTAGTCGACATGCAATTAATTGCTGGTCAAAAACCAGTAATTACACTTGCTCGCAAATCTATCGCTGGTTTTAAAATCCGTGACGGTTGGCCGATTGGTTGTAAAGTTACTTTACGTGGCGACCAAATGTACGAATTCTTGGACCGTTTGATCTCAATCGCAATCCCTCGTATCCGTGACTTCCGTGGTTTCTCTTCGAAATCATTTGATGGTCGTGGTAACTACTCAATGGGTTTGAAAGAGCAAATCGTTTTCCCTGAAATCGATTTCGATAAGATTGATCGTATTCGTGGTATGGATATTACTATTACTACGACTGCTCGCACCGATGACGAAGGCCGTGCGCTTATGCGTGCATTCGGCTTCCCGTTCAAATAA
- the rpsN gene encoding 30S ribosomal protein S14 yields MAKKGMVNRELKREKTVAKYAAKRAELKATIANVNASEEERFEAMLKLQALPRNASPVRLRNRCGLTGRPHGYFRKFGLSRNKLRDTVMQGDVPGVVKASW; encoded by the coding sequence ATGGCTAAGAAAGGTATGGTTAATCGCGAATTGAAACGCGAAAAAACAGTTGCTAAATACGCTGCAAAACGTGCTGAATTAAAAGCTACGATTGCAAACGTAAATGCAAGTGAAGAAGAACGTTTCGAAGCGATGTTAAAGTTACAAGCGTTGCCACGTAATGCATCTCCGGTACGTCTTCGTAACCGTTGTGGTTTAACTGGTCGTCCTCATGGTTACTTCCGTAAGTTCGGTTTAAGCCGTAACAAATTACGTGACACAGTAATGCAGGGTGATGTACCAGGCGTTGTTAAGGCAAGCTGGTAA
- the rpsH gene encoding 30S ribosomal protein S8, whose protein sequence is MSMQDTVADMLTRVRNAQMAKKQTVSMPSSKLKVAIANVLQQEGYISNVEVAQEETKSTLTITLKYFEGKPVIEMVKRVSRPGLRQYRGKDKLPSVKQGLGIAIVSTSKGIMTDRAARAAGVGGEVIAFVS, encoded by the coding sequence ATGAGTATGCAAGATACCGTTGCCGACATGCTAACACGTGTTCGTAACGCACAAATGGCTAAGAAACAAACTGTTTCTATGCCTTCTTCTAAGTTGAAAGTTGCAATTGCAAACGTACTTCAACAAGAAGGTTATATTTCAAACGTAGAAGTTGCTCAAGAAGAGACAAAATCTACTTTGACAATTACTTTAAAATATTTCGAAGGCAAACCAGTTATCGAAATGGTTAAGCGCGTAAGCCGTCCAGGTCTTCGCCAATACCGTGGTAAAGATAAACTTCCAAGCGTTAAGCAAGGTTTAGGTATTGCAATTGTTTCTACAAGCAAAGGCATCATGACTGATCGCGCTGCACGTGCTGCGGGCGTTGGTGGTGAAGTTATTGCTTTTGTTTCTTAA
- the rplF gene encoding 50S ribosomal protein L6, with translation MSRVAKAPVTVPNGVTVTQNGRQVEVKGSKGTLSFNLHALVELKQEEGKLQLAPVKESKDAWMQAGTARAVLNNLVKGVSEGFERKLQLVGVGYKAAVKGTVVNLNLGYSHPIDYALPESVTAETPTATEIILKSANKQLLGQVAAEIRAYRAPEPYKGKGVRYSDEVILRKEAKKK, from the coding sequence ATGTCTCGTGTGGCTAAAGCCCCAGTAACTGTACCGAATGGTGTAACAGTTACTCAGAACGGCCGGCAGGTCGAAGTGAAAGGCAGCAAAGGTACGTTGTCTTTCAACCTGCATGCGCTGGTCGAGCTAAAACAGGAAGAAGGTAAACTTCAACTTGCTCCAGTTAAAGAATCGAAAGATGCTTGGATGCAAGCTGGTACTGCTCGCGCTGTATTGAATAACCTTGTAAAAGGGGTTAGTGAAGGCTTCGAACGTAAGTTGCAGCTAGTTGGTGTTGGTTATAAAGCTGCGGTTAAGGGTACTGTTGTAAACCTTAACCTTGGTTACTCACACCCAATTGACTACGCTTTACCTGAAAGTGTAACAGCGGAAACTCCAACTGCAACTGAAATCATTTTGAAATCAGCAAACAAGCAGTTGTTAGGTCAAGTAGCGGCAGAAATCCGTGCGTATCGTGCTCCTGAACCATATAAAGGTAAAGGTGTTCGCTATTCGGATGAAGTCATTCTTCGTAAAGAAGCTAAGAAGAAATAA